A single genomic interval of Mucilaginibacter boryungensis harbors:
- a CDS encoding YceI family protein, whose amino-acid sequence MATATKWVLDPMHSEVQFKVKHLVISTVTGSFKTFEGSLETENDDFTGANINFSLEVDSINTNQDQRDEHLKGAEFFDAEKYPKITFKSTSFTKNGDDYTLVGDLTIKGITKSVTLAVEHGGTAGDFYGNTKAGFEITGKINRKDFGLTWNGVTEAGSVVVGEEIKLIINVQFAKQA is encoded by the coding sequence ATGGCAACAGCAACAAAATGGGTATTAGACCCAATGCACTCAGAGGTACAATTCAAGGTAAAACACCTGGTAATTTCTACTGTAACAGGCTCATTTAAAACTTTTGAAGGCAGCCTTGAAACAGAGAATGATGATTTTACAGGTGCAAACATCAACTTTAGTTTAGAAGTAGATAGCATTAATACAAATCAGGACCAACGCGATGAGCACCTGAAAGGTGCCGAGTTTTTTGACGCAGAGAAATATCCGAAGATCACTTTCAAATCAACCTCATTCACCAAAAATGGTGACGACTATACATTAGTTGGCGATCTGACCATTAAGGGTATCACCAAATCGGTTACCTTAGCTGTTGAACATGGTGGAACCGCTGGTGATTTTTATGGAAATACTAAAGCAGGTTTCGAAATCACCGGTAAAATTAACCGTAAAGATTTTGGTTTAACCTGGAACGGCGTTACAGAAGCAGGTTCGGTTGTGGTTGGTGAAGAAATAAAACTGATCATCAACGTACAGTTTGCCAAGCAAGCGTAA
- a CDS encoding REP-associated tyrosine transposase, whose protein sequence is MSELRKANSDNPFFVTLTVVGWIDVFIRSEYNDEIIKNLEYCRKAKGLKIYAYCIMSSHIHMIIANDEGRLADILRDFKSYSAKRMLEMITNNPQESRKEWLLYMFEFFAKSSIQNKQYQFWQKTSHPTELITNAVFQQKMDYIHRNPVAAMMVNDEATFVYSSANPDSPLIVDES, encoded by the coding sequence ATGTCCGAGTTACGTAAAGCAAATTCAGATAACCCTTTCTTTGTCACCTTAACGGTAGTGGGCTGGATTGATGTGTTTATACGAAGTGAATATAATGACGAGATTATAAAGAACCTGGAATATTGCAGAAAAGCTAAGGGCCTCAAAATATATGCCTACTGCATTATGAGTAGCCATATCCACATGATAATAGCAAATGATGAGGGAAGATTAGCCGATATACTACGCGATTTTAAAAGCTATTCGGCCAAGAGAATGCTTGAAATGATAACCAATAATCCGCAGGAAAGCCGGAAAGAATGGTTGTTATATATGTTTGAGTTTTTCGCCAAAAGTTCAATTCAAAACAAACAATATCAATTTTGGCAAAAAACAAGTCACCCCACAGAATTAATTACTAACGCCGTTTTTCAACAAAAAATGGATTATATTCATCGTAATCCCGTTGCGGCTATGATGGTAAATGATGAAGCGACTTTTGTTTATAGTAGCGCTAATCCCGATTCGCCACTAATTGTCGATGAGTCTTAA
- a CDS encoding DUF4382 domain-containing protein, producing MKKLLFAAILSLFMFACKKDNSSTAGNSAHVTVKMTDAPGAFTSVILNVKSVVIVTDAGEQTLNVGGGPIDILRFRSGKDTVLADQDIPAGTIQQVRLVLNDSGNRVIVGGVSYDLTTPSGQTSGVKLNVHDNLTAGIAYTMHLDFDAAQSIVLTGNGKYILKPVIRAYADAVSGALTGIVSPAASSPKVYAIMGTDTVGAVTDATGKFYFSGLAAGTYNVKFVPVSPYATKTVTGVAVTTGAVKDMGTVTITQ from the coding sequence ATGAAAAAGTTATTATTTGCGGCAATCTTAAGCCTATTTATGTTTGCCTGTAAAAAGGATAATAGTTCAACGGCTGGCAATTCAGCACACGTAACAGTAAAAATGACCGATGCGCCCGGCGCATTCACTTCAGTTATATTAAATGTTAAAAGTGTGGTGATAGTTACCGATGCCGGTGAACAAACCTTGAATGTTGGCGGTGGGCCAATTGATATTTTAAGGTTCCGTTCAGGTAAGGATACTGTTTTAGCCGATCAGGATATTCCGGCAGGTACTATACAACAAGTGCGGCTGGTGCTTAATGATTCGGGCAACCGGGTAATTGTTGGCGGTGTTTCTTACGATTTAACTACACCGAGCGGTCAAACTTCGGGCGTTAAACTTAATGTGCATGATAATTTGACCGCTGGCATAGCTTACACTATGCATCTTGATTTTGACGCGGCGCAATCCATTGTACTTACCGGAAATGGAAAATATATACTGAAACCGGTTATCAGGGCCTACGCCGATGCCGTTTCAGGCGCTTTAACCGGTATTGTTTCACCTGCGGCATCATCGCCTAAGGTATATGCTATTATGGGTACCGATACTGTTGGCGCTGTTACCGATGCTACCGGCAAATTCTATTTCTCCGGATTAGCAGCAGGTACTTATAATGTTAAGTTTGTTCCGGTTAGCCCTTACGCAACCAAAACGGTTACAGGTGTAGCTGTTACCACTGGTGCTGTGAAAGATATGGGCACAGTTACAATTACTCAGTAA
- the sucC gene encoding ADP-forming succinate--CoA ligase subunit beta, translated as MNIHEYQGKEILKSFGVRVQEGILANTPDEAVEAAKKMKTDYNSDWVVIKAQIHAGGRGKGGGVKLAKNLDEVKQRATDIIGMQLITPQTGAEGKKVHKVLVAQDVYYPGESETKEFYMSVLLDRAAGRNIIMYSTEGGMDIEEVAHSTPHLIFKEEIDPAVGLQGFQARKIAFNLGVSGDAFKEMVKFVTALYKAYDATDSSQFEINPVLKTSDNKILAVDAKVNIDDNALYRHPDYAAMRDELEEDPTEVEAGKSNLNYVKLDGNVGCMVNGAGLAMATMDIIKLAGGEPANFLDVGGTANAQTVKAGFNIILSDPNVKAILINIFGGIVRCDRVAQGVIDAYHEIGNIPVPIIVRLQGTNAKEAKELIDNSGLKVFSAILLKEAAERVKEVLA; from the coding sequence ATGAATATTCACGAATACCAGGGTAAAGAGATACTAAAAAGCTTTGGCGTCAGAGTTCAGGAAGGCATATTGGCCAACACTCCGGACGAAGCTGTTGAAGCGGCAAAAAAAATGAAAACCGATTACAATTCGGATTGGGTAGTTATTAAGGCGCAAATACACGCGGGTGGCCGCGGTAAGGGCGGCGGTGTTAAACTGGCCAAAAACCTTGACGAAGTAAAACAACGTGCTACCGACATTATCGGCATGCAACTGATTACTCCCCAAACAGGCGCCGAAGGTAAAAAAGTACACAAGGTATTAGTAGCCCAGGATGTTTACTATCCGGGTGAAAGTGAAACCAAAGAATTTTACATGAGCGTATTGCTTGATCGTGCTGCTGGTCGTAACATCATTATGTACAGCACCGAAGGCGGTATGGATATTGAAGAAGTAGCGCACAGCACCCCGCACCTTATCTTTAAAGAGGAAATTGACCCGGCTGTTGGGCTGCAAGGCTTCCAGGCGCGTAAAATTGCCTTTAACCTGGGTGTATCCGGCGATGCTTTTAAAGAAATGGTGAAATTTGTAACCGCTTTGTACAAAGCTTACGACGCCACCGATTCTTCACAATTTGAAATTAACCCGGTGCTTAAAACATCGGACAACAAAATATTAGCGGTTGATGCTAAGGTGAATATTGATGATAACGCCTTGTACCGTCACCCGGATTATGCCGCCATGCGCGACGAGTTGGAGGAAGACCCAACTGAAGTTGAAGCTGGCAAAAGCAACCTTAACTATGTAAAACTTGACGGAAACGTAGGTTGTATGGTTAACGGCGCTGGTTTAGCCATGGCTACCATGGATATTATTAAACTGGCCGGCGGCGAGCCTGCTAACTTCCTTGACGTTGGCGGTACCGCTAACGCGCAAACAGTTAAAGCCGGTTTCAATATCATCCTGTCAGATCCTAACGTGAAAGCCATCCTGATCAATATTTTCGGCGGTATTGTTCGTTGCGACCGTGTGGCACAAGGTGTTATTGATGCTTACCATGAAATTGGCAACATCCCTGTACCCATCATTGTTCGTCTGCAAGGCACCAATGCTAAAGAAGCTAAAGAGCTGATCGACAACTCGGGCTTGAAAGTATTCTCAGCTATATTACTGAAAGAAGCTGCTGAGCGTGTTAAAGAAGTATTGGCTTAA
- the nhaA gene encoding Na+/H+ antiporter NhaA → MQHKTSFIKELLRSDSIGGIILIGCVIISLAIANSLLSASYNHLLNVHLGYNFGFAHLKYPVISWINDGLMAIFFLFVGLEIKREVLNGELSDTKNATLPVFAAIGGMAVPALIYMLFNHGTISANGWGIPMATDIAFAIAILSILGKSVPLSLKVFLKALAIVDDLGAIIVIAVFYSAGLSSHYLLLAAVTLGLQIVFNLLGFKHLAFYLIPGVFLWYFIHSSGIHATVAGVLTAFTIPTNPEDKKSPLLKLEHWLETPVNFIIIPIFALANTNIHFEWDVVVKGITSPLGMGIIAGLLFGKPIGIALCSWLAIKTRLSALPKNTNWRQLWGAAQLGGIGFTMSIFITLLSFRNAILHDEGKLSILIASVLAAVIGYLVLKLAGKKKAI, encoded by the coding sequence ATGCAGCATAAAACAAGTTTTATTAAGGAGCTATTGCGTTCAGATTCTATTGGCGGGATCATCCTTATTGGCTGTGTGATCATTTCTTTAGCTATTGCAAATAGCCTGCTCTCAGCTTCCTATAACCACCTTTTAAATGTGCACCTGGGGTATAACTTCGGCTTTGCGCATTTAAAGTACCCCGTAATAAGCTGGATAAACGATGGCCTGATGGCTATCTTTTTTTTATTTGTAGGATTAGAAATTAAACGCGAGGTTTTAAACGGAGAGCTATCTGATACTAAAAACGCCACACTACCTGTATTTGCCGCCATCGGCGGAATGGCGGTACCTGCTTTAATTTACATGTTATTTAACCACGGTACAATAAGTGCCAATGGCTGGGGTATCCCTATGGCCACCGATATTGCGTTTGCTATAGCTATATTAAGCATATTGGGTAAAAGTGTACCGTTATCGCTAAAGGTATTTTTAAAGGCCCTGGCTATTGTAGATGATCTAGGGGCTATCATCGTGATCGCTGTATTTTACTCGGCCGGCTTGAGCAGTCATTACTTGTTATTGGCTGCTGTTACATTAGGCTTGCAGATAGTTTTTAACCTTTTGGGATTTAAACACCTGGCCTTTTATCTTATCCCGGGTGTATTTTTATGGTACTTTATACATAGTTCGGGCATACACGCCACCGTCGCCGGTGTACTTACGGCTTTTACGATACCTACCAATCCTGAGGATAAAAAATCGCCGTTGTTAAAACTGGAACATTGGCTGGAAACGCCCGTGAACTTTATCATCATCCCTATATTTGCATTAGCCAATACCAATATTCATTTTGAGTGGGATGTGGTAGTTAAAGGTATAACATCGCCATTGGGCATGGGGATTATTGCCGGGTTACTTTTTGGTAAGCCTATCGGGATAGCGCTATGCTCGTGGTTGGCCATTAAAACCAGGTTGTCGGCTTTACCTAAAAACACCAATTGGCGCCAGCTGTGGGGTGCAGCACAATTAGGCGGCATTGGGTTTACCATGTCTATATTTATAACCTTGTTATCTTTTCGCAACGCTATATTACACGACGAAGGTAAATTATCTATACTTATCGCTTCGGTATTGGCAGCAGTAATAGGGTATTTGGTATTGAAATTAGCAGGAAAGAAAAAAGCTATCTAA
- a CDS encoding L-threonylcarbamoyladenylate synthase — translation MLIKIYPENPNEKTIQQVVDVLRKGGIIIYPTDTVYGLGCDITNHRAIEAIAKLRRIKPEKANFSFICYDLSHISDYIKPIDNATYRVLKKALPGPFTFIFNASGNVPKLLSSNKKTVGIRVPDNTIARCIVKELGNPILSTSIKDEDEIIEYSTDPELIYEKYQDQVDIVIDGGYGGNIASTIVDCTNGDFEILREGKGDLEQFL, via the coding sequence ATGCTCATCAAAATATACCCGGAAAACCCCAACGAGAAAACCATACAACAAGTGGTTGATGTACTGCGCAAAGGCGGGATTATCATTTATCCTACAGATACGGTTTATGGCCTTGGTTGCGATATTACTAACCACCGGGCTATTGAGGCCATAGCTAAACTGAGGCGCATTAAACCCGAGAAGGCTAACTTCTCCTTCATATGTTACGATCTAAGCCATATATCGGATTATATTAAGCCTATTGATAATGCAACCTACAGGGTACTAAAAAAAGCACTGCCCGGACCGTTTACCTTTATTTTTAATGCCAGTGGTAATGTGCCCAAGCTGCTTAGTAGTAACAAAAAAACAGTGGGTATCCGTGTACCGGATAACACTATTGCCCGCTGCATTGTAAAAGAATTAGGCAACCCAATCCTCTCTACTTCTATAAAAGACGAAGACGAGATCATCGAATATTCAACCGACCCCGAACTGATCTATGAAAAATATCAGGACCAGGTAGATATAGTTATTGATGGCGGTTACGGAGGTAACATTGCATCAACCATAGTAGATTGCACTAACGGCGATTTTGAAATACTACGTGAAGGTAAAGGAGATTTAGAGCAATTCCTGTAA
- the trpA gene encoding tryptophan synthase subunit alpha — protein MNRLNKLFSEKKNDILSIYFTAGYPELGSTVAIAEALEKAGADFLEIGFPYSDPVADGPTIQESSEKALENGMTLNVLFEQLKDLRSKVTIPILMMGYANPMIQYGVERFCKTAAEVGVDGIIVPDLPMYEYENMYKDIFTKYGLSNIFLVTPQTSEERIRKIDELSNSFIYLLSSSSITGGSLNVSDKIEDYYKRIKAMNLKNPLIIGFGISGNAAYKKATEYASGAIVGSAFVKYLGSGPDYLEGIGDFVKTIR, from the coding sequence ATATCCGGAACTGGGCAGCACAGTTGCAATTGCCGAGGCGCTGGAAAAAGCCGGTGCCGATTTCCTGGAGATAGGTTTCCCATATTCCGACCCGGTAGCTGATGGCCCCACCATACAGGAAAGTTCTGAAAAAGCGCTGGAAAACGGCATGACATTGAATGTGCTGTTTGAACAGTTAAAAGATCTTCGCAGCAAGGTAACCATTCCCATTTTAATGATGGGCTACGCCAATCCAATGATACAATATGGCGTCGAGCGCTTTTGCAAAACCGCTGCAGAGGTTGGTGTAGATGGTATTATCGTGCCAGATTTACCTATGTACGAGTACGAGAATATGTACAAAGATATATTTACAAAATACGGCTTGAGCAACATCTTCCTGGTAACCCCGCAAACATCGGAAGAACGAATCCGAAAGATAGACGAGTTAAGCAATAGCTTTATTTACCTGCTTTCATCCTCATCAATTACTGGTGGTAGTTTAAACGTATCTGATAAAATTGAAGATTACTATAAACGCATAAAAGCTATGAACCTGAAAAATCCGCTTATCATCGGGTTTGGTATATCGGGGAATGCGGCGTATAAAAAAGCTACAGAGTATGCCAGCGGCGCTATTGTAGGCAGTGCATTTGTAAAATACTTAGGTTCAGGGCCCGATTACCTGGAAGGGATAGGGGATTTTGTGAAGACGATAAGATAG